The sequence GTAAATTATGCCAATTAGAACCTTCCTAGTTGTTTAGGATCTATGTGAAAAATAGACCTAATGCTTAACAATTTCCATTGGCTTGTCTATGAAGGTTCCATCATCTCTCTTCGGGCCTCTGATTCTATTAACATCTATTCTCTACTTGTTTGAATTATGAAAGAATTTTGAATTCTTATCCCTTATTGCCAACCAAGTCTCTCTGGAtttctacctttagaaagtttgcTCCTTAGCCAATATATCCTCATATCTTTATAATAACTCCTTGTCTCTAAGATATCTTTCTTGATCCATACTAGAATAAAATACTTAGCTTAGGTCATCGATCTCTACttctaattccttttttgaagtgaAAATGTCCTTAAAGTTATCTGTATTGCATTTAAgaacatttttctcaatttttttgagcTTTGCTACAATGCAAAAATGTTTAGAGCCAATAAATTTTTCCTTCCATCCACCATTCCTCCTTCAACTTGAAAAATTTGTTGTTTCTCATTCGCATATTCTCAAAATTGAAAGGACAACAAATTAGTTTTTTGTCTCCTAAAATCATGACTTGTACTGGAAAATGGTCTGAACCAAAACATCATAGTATGGATGCCTTGAGCCCATAGGGGAAGGTAGAGAGATCCCTCAGAAAAGAAAAACCTATCTAATATTTAAGGATCCTTTCCCTAATTCAACTTCTAGAAAATCATTTTTGATTAGGATAAAATGAGTTTTGAAGGGAGCTCAAAACACTTCCTTTTTGTTGACaaaagagatatcttattggtcaagaTGTTGGTAGTCACAGgcttattgatatgcatcttcctggcCATGTGCTTAGACAGTTTGGGGAAGTACAGGGTATTCCAGgtgtgacaacttattttgcttgCACTACTTGACAGGTTGGTGATTGGGGTACTTGTATACAACCTCATATTTCTATTgatgagtttgatgctcttgctcctattTTATGGGGATGGTGACTTGGTGTAGCGGATCCAGGGTCGACAGTGaaatatagtgtatggtggatataACATAGGCCTATACCTTTGACAAATCTGATAGTTCGAATTGGTGCTCAACAAATTAGACATGGCACGGGTcctagagggagaggtggagaggataGTGGTGGAAGAGTTAGACATGGAGGAGGTACGGATGGAGAAGGtaggggtggaggaggtagaggtggaggaggtatatATATGATAGCAACGGTTGCAGGGCAGGTGGATAGTGAtagggaggatgtggatattggtggagagacTACATCCATGAGCAGTTCTGATGATAGTGATGAGTCAAGATCAGGGTCATCGAGcagtgatggagatgagggtgggcaTGATGGTTATACTATGGAGATGCCCCATGATGGAGAGTCTGTAGGTGTGgatagaggagatgaggagggattgagagatcaaGTTAGAGATTTAGAGGACTTGGTCACTACTTTGCAACAATGACAGGTGGAGGATAGGGATCAGTATCGacatgtgatggaggatttgaatgcagAGAGGGACCAGATAGCTACTGATAAGGATTGATTACAGTGGGATAGGGATGAGGCAATTAGGTAGTCTTAGATCACTATGGATGCATATGAGAAGTTATCTGGGCCAGTGATGGAGGCATGTAGctaggcagatagatattttgctgcagcattggaggctatttattatcggcaTGTTTATGAGAGAGATATCCCCAAGGGTCAGAGGGAACCTAGTTTTGGTGCTTTCATGGGGAGAGGATCAAGTTGATATACTTATCGACAGACTAGCAATGGgtgagtgatgggtccacctagagcaCCATCGGGATAGGTTGGAGCTAGTCGAGGTGCACCTACTGATAGAGGAAAtataggttgagagattggatactgattttgatgatgtagatacaatgtattttgacacatttttatatgatatatatgatatgcattattGATGAACTTTTGATGGTGAACTTCATGGTCTAATGTATTTTTATTGCAatgatgaatgcaatatgaatgtgatatcatgcagtgatttgatgtagctttatgttgtgatgcataatggttgatgaaaacttTATTATGAGTATAAAATGGTAATGAACATGCAATGTGATAatacttattattatttttttgtatcaaaatacatgttgaagatgttagaagaattgttagttgttagacgtagaaaatgatagaaaataattagtcaactgaatcaatctttgtaagccaaattttgatgtaataatgaccgatatgatagaaattttgatgagatagtcttcattgatttattcatagtgcaatacattatcattattgtgccttattatataacaatggagcttattacaccagggtataaagaaccaagatgtatagatatctcattgcacaTAAATGAATAGGTAATAGACAAGGAATGAAcgctccattctgggaattacactaggggtcgaagtatgtgtggcattcacaagtagaatgctcctatcatagacacccactagaaaaATTGCACtagaacttcatcaatttaaaccacaaacaacaaacaaaaaaaaggatcatgcccatcatggctcctctagtaactcttggacatccttgagtagctaaaagcaatgatctttgcTAATTTGataaaaaagagtcaaccaaaatagacaaaactccaCAGTGAGACTGATTGTGCCTTTTCTCTAATATGTTTGGTGTAATTTCGATAATGTCTAATTTTAGAAGTTTTGGACCCTGTATAAGACTAATCTATCAGTTTCGAGTGTActgattctgtttaagacaagatgttgatcacgttgatagtttaaTAAAACACAAGATGTTGAACGcgttgatagtttgataaatcgatagattagacagttgatcagtgtgattgtagatgttttGACAAGCTAGTTGTAtcttttgtttaacttcatgcgaagtgtttgctggacatctattggggtgtttgattcttacgagacaatttattgcaagttttaaaaTTAGTATTTGATTGTCTTTTGTTTTCGAAGAGATTTTCcaatgtttagggtttttggtatttctcaatgtttttggtcttttttcaagatcgtatttgaatgtttttttgttgtgattttgatgttttctgatttttaattttattttttgttcaggacttttttcgaatgttttggtattttttttcagcatcgtattttgattttttttagttgattttttcatgatcatttttcaaatgtttttgaggtttttcaagatcatttttcaaatgttttttgattttttttaggatcattttttaatggttttttttttttttcaagatcattttttgaatgttttttagttttttcacaatcatttttcgaatgtttttttattttttcagttatgcccccacgTATGCAAACCTTATATGATAATGCATaatgtgatggagacaatgcattttgatatgagttatgctactGCAAGATGCATGAAAAAAATGTTGGTTGaattgaggtaggaatgattttgttgaagaatgaagattGACATGCTTGAATGGTcttaaaagaagaagaaggttgggcTGATAATGATTTCCTCgtggttatcacttctctcatcatattttctaaccagttgtatggttgctaggactagtcatgtctctcagtTTTTGTTGCAAAGTATTTTTTTGTTGagctaatgtttctatggatggtcatagaataggaatggaagagatgaattcttcatcttccctatgaaatgcataatgccttgatccatgatgtttgcttgattggtttgaacctatgatcacaacatgtaagatgttttcttcattttctATTATGTTGCAAaattttgatttgatgttgatgttgacaagcttgtttgctatagggttttgatcttgttgatattgaaacttgactttgttgagggatttgatcttgttgatgtcttgacaaaactttggttgagattCCACCTTTTTTTCTAGTAtttttttttaggatcgtatttcgatttttttagttgattttttcatgatcattttttgaatgtttttgagttttttcaagatcatttttcgaATGTTAAGGattttttaggatcatttttcgaatgttttttgatattttttaggatcattttttaatgttttttatttttttcaagatcattttttgaatgtttttaagttttttcaCAATCATTTTTcggatgtttttttattttttcagttatGCTCCCAAGTATGCAAACCTTATatgatgatgcataatgtgatggagacaatggattttgatatgagttatactaatgcaagatgcatgaaaaAAATGcaattcctatttgaacaagggtgAGTGTGTGTCTTTTATTTTGAAATGCACTAATtagattaaaggtgtgaaacatttaAGAGATAGGTgctcaatccattctcaaaagacttagaccatccaacctaacacactatgtaaccaagatttatgaatggaggcacgaaAAACTTCTCCAtgaattcttgaaactttgatcttcttttacccATGTGTGTGCGTTTGAGTTCATTCTGgttcttataaccatcaaagacccttggaatcctatgtggctagctacgtgagttattttgacttcaaaagcaacctggatagagccttgctggaAGCAAGCTTTTCGGGCTATGACGAGGTTATGCagtataatctctcaaatattgctccattgccagtaggcatccataaccctaatggagttacttgcatgttcctcTAGTAAAACTTTCTCTTTTCTATCGCACTtttatgtgtgatatttcagtaatatatcaattttttatttgttttttcttgagATTGACATAATACTTTTTTCTTGCCTTGATTTGTAAGTAACGAAACCTACTTAGGTAGGACACTTATAGTGGTGCTAaagcaaaatattggatttttcactaaccacatgaccaactaggtatctgtaatgacttagagtttttgattaatgtgtgagatatagcaattgatagattttgggtaacaagaattgatagtgaaacttctacccaaccaaggataaagcttaatcacaatgtgatgttgaagatgaatgactaaaggcctcctaaagacctCATGAACAAGTATCTGGGAAATGAGACAACCTTAGTTCCTTCTAGTGCAGACAAGTGAATAACTCAAACAATCatcatgttttattgatgcaactatatgagaaaacaATAATGACATGTAGCTATAtgttgaaatgaacccacccttaaaTATAATAACTCAAACAATCATCATGTTTTATTCatttgtctttgtttgaagagttggatgaacctatcTTTTACAATAGGATATTTAGTTGCGAGTCTTTCATATACAGTTtctgctatagcctccttatttcaAACCAATTAAATTGTGGTAAATATTcatgcccccagtctttcaagtgtgggtgtatgaggaaaatagattttggttttgaagttgtgacatgagtggggtccatgcctatttttattgatgcacttgaagagtatgatgaagccaaccaattgttgatctcattagctagtgttatgcttgtgcttgaagaaaaagatgtaacaatatgggtattgatttcattagctggtgttatgcttgtttctatcatgacattggcatttgatgatggtgtATATAGTATTGTTGATGATTTGTCCtctgtagtatgatctggattggtgattttattgataaggggttcatgaacaacttgtgtattggaatcatgagagaaactaggagaaatgataatgagatattgtttaggaggtggatgttggatggtacttgaaagaacatcttgctcttgtgaaacaagggtgttattatgagtggaatagaaaagaatgaggggatcatcataagactcttggtcaatgggatcttgatcgaaaattgggtatgatgaaaaggtttgttcttgatcttgatttatttcatgtttgatttcttctgattttggattgtcctcctgacatgggggagtttgcatgggagatttttggaaggcTTCAACCTTTTGAATTTATGAGAAAGGATCTTGAATGAGAAtctttgaatcatgacttggattagactgaatttgtgctatggatagcccttgggagattatGCTATTGGATGAACATAGTGTGGATTGGTCTTTTGTAACCTTAGGGGATGATAAAATGGTGGATAGATGtggttgatttggaatttggttgaaaagAATTTTAGTTTGGTTGAAAGgtgtgtgattttggttgaaagaggattgattttggttgaaagaggttttattttggttgaaagaggtttgattttggttgaatgagttttGACTTGTAGTTttgttgaaag is a genomic window of Cryptomeria japonica chromosome 7, Sugi_1.0, whole genome shotgun sequence containing:
- the LOC131856599 gene encoding uncharacterized protein LOC131856599; translated protein: MHLPGHVLRQFGEVQGIPVRIGAQQIRHGTGPRGRGGEDSGGRVRHGGGTDGEGRGGGGRGGGGIYMIATVAGQVDSDREDVDIGGETTSMSSSDDSDESRSGSSSSDGDEGGHDGYTMEMPHDGESVGVDRGDEEGLRDQVRDLEDLVTTLQQ